Genomic segment of Tamandua tetradactyla isolate mTamTet1 chromosome 1, mTamTet1.pri, whole genome shotgun sequence:
tcagggtttctctctcaagtgagaatgcaCATTTTGAATACAGTCAGACTATCTCTCTTGTCTGCAAAGGCACACTTGAACGTGGTCAGGgtgcctctctcatctggaagggcccgtggcaaacacagcatcatctactagctgcTTCTTCCGGCTTCCTGTtgcaggaagctccctgggagtcatgttccttcttcatctccaaaggtcactatcgtgtggactctgcttcttgtggccatGTTGTTCTGCTCAGCTCTCTGTGGATCTTTCactctcctaaatgtttcctgttttacaggactccagaaccTTACTAAGACACACCCAGATGGCTGGAGACAtggcatcacctaatccatcttaacaaccactcttgattaaatcacatctcccggatctgattatagtttcaaacatacattattggatagggattattctccctttatgaaatgggatttaaattgcAACACAGCTACTTGGAGCCAAGCTGATGTCACTGTGAGATGCCGGGCAAGCTAGATCCTGGAGTGAGCCAGGGGAAGTCAAGAGATTAAAGCCATCCCTGGAAAAGCAAAATGTGGATGCcctataggaacagaggctgaaagcaatggagcccaggagaagggaccagcagatgccacccatgtgactacccagctgacaggtgttccagacccatcagcctttcttgagggaaggtaacctcttgttggtgccttaatttggacatttccagagGTTTAAAATTGCAAACTTGGAAGTTATGAAATACCCCCTTTTAAAGGCTATTCCAGATTAGGTGCATCATATCCCAGCAGCTTACATCTAACACACACAATAACAGGGAAACATGGGACCAAAGCAGTATTTTGCCATTAAATCCAAGGTGAGAAGGAACAAAGACATTTGGTCGATGACTGGACATACTGGAATATCACTTCAAGCATAAGGAGAAATTAGGAAAAGATCCATGTGAGTTCAGTAAACCAGTGTGAGATCATTTCACAGTGGAGGAAAAAAAGTAGACGTAAACTAAAGAAATTCTAGTCATCCTAATGTAATTTTgcaataaaagacatgaacagacaatgTTATCTATATTGTCTATACTTCTCTCCTCCCATGCTTTCCTTATTTAAGTTGGATATACACATAAATACTTTTGTAAGAAATAAGTAAACTAGTAaacttaaaatgcaaatactCAGATAACCACAGTCATTAACATATTTGAATCTATCTAGATTCTCCTCACCTATGCTGAGTCCCCTTTCCACCCAAGATGTAACTTCATCACATATAATTAGACCCTTTTTTGGTATAGAAAACAGGAGGctatttacttattatttctaAGCATTATTAATTTAACACAGATTTATGAGTTCCTTTTGCCTATATATTTTGATTCTTAGATTTATTCTGGCTGCTACCCTTGGTTAATACAGTACACTATatgaaaatatgatttatttgtaAGTTGCCTTGCCAGAACACATAGAgatcatttatgtatttttttatgttgacATGGCCTTTCTTTTTACCTGGTGAACACATGCAAGAGCATTTCCAGAATACATAAGCCTGGGAGTGGAActgctgaatgaacaaatgaaatgaacaaagaaaatgaatgcatttattGTAAGGATAATGATCACTTCTTTCCCCAGGTTGCTGTGCCAattcccactgctgcctgccttgTGAAGTTCTTCTCATACATTACTACTTCCTGGGTTGGGTCAGACTTCTTAATCATTGACAACTTACTGGTGTAAATTCACAAACTCTGTGTCAGATTACTAATAAAGTAATGGATATGCATGGTAGGTATTTGTGTTTTCTATTCTGAAAAATGCCAGATCATTgttctctgcccattttttttccaaaatcatttgcTTTATAAAAAACTTTTATGATGTTCAATACgtaaaaaatattgatttctaACTATGAGATAAGATCTTGTCCAATTACCATGGGAATGAAACggtaaataaaattgagaaaaatcttaCTCTTTGTGCCAGTTTCACCCACTGAGGGAAGGCACCTGTAGTTCTCCAGCATCATGTCGCTGTACAGGGTCCTCTGCACAGGGCCCAGAAGCTGCCACTTTTCCTGGGGGAACACCACAGCCACCTCCGTGAGTGACACTGAAGCCTGTAACAAGACATTCCTGTTCATTTTGAAAGGCTCACAATTAGGtcacacagaaaaatacataagAACTCTATTCTTAGGATGTTTACTGTAAAGGTCTTAAAGGAAATGATTATAAAGAATGCCTATCCTGAACTTAATTTATCATATCCTTTGATGGTACtcaatttgtgaaaattcatACAACATAATGTGTATGTATTTTGGGTTACACACATGTACTAtcagcaaatatattttaaaagatatatttttaaactattttttacatcatgtaaaaagtgaaaatacacTTCCTACAATTTTCATCCCATACCCCAATAGACTACCCTCAGCAAACCCTAGGTCAGGGGTCAGCACATTATGGGCCAATTGCTTCTGGACtcagtttttataaataaaggttTACTGGAACACTGCAATGCACAATCATTTACTTATTGACTGTGGTTGCTTCTGGGTAGGGAAAAGGAAGAGCAGTCATTGCCTAAATCCACTCAGATCTACTGCTTattgttatatttaaatattgacTGTGGAGCTGAATAGTCAGAGATCTTATGACTTTCACAGCTGAAAATACTTTCTACCTAAcccttcagagaaaaaaatgtgccaGTTCCTGGACTATATAGCCAATTAAAAAAAGGACTGTCTGACTATAATCAAATAACAAAGAAAGCACATtttacagagagagaaatgtaGGCATGTTTTTGGGCTTATTTGCATTCCGGTGGGGGTAGAACTATTGTAAATAAGATACCCTAAAAAACACTTGTGTTAAGGTTGGGTTTTAAAccagattactggaatcctttataagcagagtgaaagtcagacagagaatAAGTCATGAGAAGGAGCTGAAAGGCAGTgcaacccagagaggccagcagaggctGCCACATGCATTGCCACGTGAAGTAAAGACAAGGAAGAAGGACTGTTGGTAAGagacccagaatgccagtcttatggagaaagcatcaccttgatttcagactcctagcctcaaatccatgagccataaattctcattgtttaaaccaacccattccATGGTATTTGATTAACAGTCAGGATACTAAAACAATAagagaatatccttgttcatgGGAAACGTACATCGAACTATTTTGTGTTCAGTGTGTATTTGTgtaacctgctctcaaatgttcagaagatagAAAGCATATACTCAACTGCAAAATAGGAGTAGCCCAAAGGAAGAATGAGTAAACATGAATCAAAGTTAATTGGGATAATCCAAACTGAGGGAcggaaagtaaaaaagaatgaagaacaatGAGCAAAGCCTTGGAGACCAGTGGGACATCAACATACATGTAACTGGCActgcagaaggagaagaaaaaaatggaagaataattTGAAGGAAAATGGCTAAAAACTTCCCCAATTGGATGGTCAATATTCACGTACACATTCAAGAATGTCAATAAACTAAAAGTATGATAAttcaaatacaaacatacttTATCACAAACATGATAAAATACTGCTGGGTGCCAAAGACAATGAGTGAGTCTTGAAAGCAGTAacagagaagcaatccatcaatTACAAAAATTCCCGAGTAAGACTAACATGCATGCAACTAACAAGTTTCTAAATACATGAGGTAAAAATTTAGTGAATGGAAAGAAATAGACATTTTGCcaataaatctaatgaaagatgTCCAACATTTCATTCACCTCTACAGTGAAAAACTCCTCAGCAGCATTTTCTGTGGAAATTGACAAAATTCCTAGGACAATGCAACAGACCTAAAATTGCCATAAATTCTTGAAGAGGTACGACTTGGGGACTATACACGACCatatttcaagacttactataaagcaaCAGTAATTATGAAAGTGAAGTACTAGCCAAAAGATAGATAACTAGGGCTTTATAGAATATAAAGTTTAGCTTAGACCTGCACTGTCAATTGATTGACAACAGAGGCCCCAGTGCAACTTAGTGGACCAAGGATGGTCTTTCCAACTTGAGGGTTGTTAGTGAAAAGATCTGCACTGTCACCGACATGAAAAACATCAGGATGTTTTGCCAGACTTCAGTGTGTTTTGTTTCCATGAGGTTTGTTTTATTCTTCCCATCAATTAAAATCTTTAAACAAATATTACCTGTCTTCTGTGGCTTTCAGAAATGTGAGAAATAAACTTGAAGCTCCACTTTAGAAATCTACAACACCACAGGACCTGAATTTTCCTAGATGACAACTTTACCCCACTATTCTGCCTTTCCTCCCTAATGAATCTTACCTAATGATTCTGATCTATTTCGAATTCTGCTTTTCCATTTTAACGTGTGGAcccataaacatttataaaatccaccataaaaaatgtattaagaaacaaCTCACCTGAGATATGTTCAATTTCTGCTCCTTTTGGAAGAGTGCAGAGAACTGGAATGGATAAGCTGAAGTACAAAAAGAGGAATTGACTCATGAGAGATCAGGTGAGCTCCTTCTCTTCCTGCCTCAAAATCTTATCACAACAGCTTTCATGACCTGAACTTGTGCATCTCCTATAGGATCACCTGTGCTGAACCCCACAATTTTTCACTGGTTGAATTAAACTCTTTTCCTATTGATCTATGAACAATCAATGTCCCCTCTGACCAactcacaaaaaattaaaagaggattAATATTAATAGCTTCTTAATATTATTTACATCTCAAGGtagaaaatcaacagaaaactctgaaaaaaagaaagatgggattttttaatgacaaaaaattatttaatcctGTTGTTCTAACTGGTCGCTGTTTTTCAAGAGGACTTTTTGATCAGACAGTTCTGTTGACTTATTGAGACAGACTGAGCACCAGTACACCTAGCACTGTGCTGATCCTGGAAAAGCTACTCCTTTGAGGCCTGATAGTTTATTAAGCTTTCAAGAGTCAGAAATAAAGTCCCCTACCTGTACTATTATTTTGTGAATCTATATATTCATGATAGAGGGAGCCACAGACAAGCTCTAGATGCAACTAGACTGACACGGTGTGAGAACAACTCAGAATCTAGAAAGAGtgagggaagaatgaagaaaatgggaGGTCCTTGAAGGAGGGGTGGAGGCAGGAT
This window contains:
- the LOC143688442 gene encoding zinc finger protein 510-like isoform X2, whose protein sequence is MVMLPHPQAIPVHVTVDIMDKLAEVAYPFQFSALFQKEQKLNISQASVSLTEVAVVFPQEKWQLLGPVQRTLYSDMMLENYRCLPSVGETGTKNERGTLTTFKCAFADKRDSLTVFKMCILT
- the LOC143688442 gene encoding zinc finger protein 510-like isoform X1, coding for MVMLPHPQAIPVHVTVDIMDKLAEVAYPFQFSALFQKEQKLNISQASVSLTEVAVVFPQEKWQLLGPVQRTLYSDMMLENYRCLPSVGETGTKSSKVKQILVPESGVLLLQFVNTKDVEMAF